The following nucleotide sequence is from Devosia salina.
ACGGATAACTGGAGCCCGCTCATCCTGCTCAGCCACCATGGCGGGAACGCGCCGAACATACTGCCAGCGGTCCCCGCGGCGCTGCAAAAAACGGTCGAGTTGAGAACCCCTGGGCACGCCATTCCTCTCCAATGTATCACGTTATAGGATCAAAATGTGTCACGAATTTCCGGGCAAGACAACCCAAAGTTGGCTGTGTACACCGAATTCCTTGGCCGTTACAGCGACATAGCAATTTTGCAAAGCTGGGAAAATGGAGCGGGTGAAGGGAATCGAACCCTCGTCGTAAGCTTGGGAAGCTTCTGCTCTACCATTGAGCTACACCCGCAACGCTCCCCTAGATGCTGGAAATCTCCGCGAGCGTCAAGCCGCCTGATGGGCGCCTGTCGAGGTTGGGGGTGGGTTGTCGCATTCCATTCATCAAAGGGGTCCTGGAGGTCGGGCAGGGCGGATTTAGGCCCTTGATTTGCTCAAGAAACGCAAATATTGCGTAGAAGGGGTACGGAGGAACCGCAATGGCATCGGGCAAGCGCGCCAGCCAGGCCGACATCGCCGAGAAACTGGGTGTCTCCGTGTCCACGGTGTCGCGGGCGCTGGCCAATGAGATAGGCATCAGCGATGCGGTGCGGGCCGATGTGCAGCGCATGGCGCGGCTGCTGGGCTACAAGAGCAAGCATCCGCAGGCCGCGGGCAGGTTGGACAAGCGGGCCCTGGCCCTGGTGCCGCTCAACAGCGCCGTGGGAAGCCTTGCCAGCTTTTACTACGACATTGTCGAGGGCATGCGGGTGCAGGCCGAACAGGTCGGGCTGGTGCTGGACGTGCGCCTGGTCAATGAAGACATGGTGACGCTCGATTTCATTCGCCGCCAGGTCTCCAAGACCGGTGCAAATGGCGTCATTCTGGCCGGTATCGATCCGGACGAGGCCATTGCCCAATGGGCCGAGGAAAACCAGGTGGCCCTGGTGCTCGCCAATGGCAGCGATCCCCGGATGCGGTTCAACTCCGTGTCGCCGGCCAATTTCTACGGTGCCTATCAGGCAACCCAGCACCTGATTGACGCCGGCCACCGCAAGATCCTGCACTATACCTACCGCCACCGGCCCACCATCCTGCAGCGGCGACGCGGCTTCGAAGCGGCTATCGCGGCCAATCCGGGCACGCAGGGGACCGTGGTGATCTCCAATGAGCATTCCAGCAAGGATCTGCTCGCCGCCCTGCTGGCGGGCGAATATGATGTAAGCGCGGTCTTTTGCTGGAACGACGGCATCGCCGTGACCATGGTGGAAGCGCTGCTGGGTCAGGACTCGCCCATGCAGCCGGGCTTTTCCATCATGGGGTTTGATGACCTGCCCATTGCTGGCATGGCCAGCCCGCGCCTCTCCACGGTGCGGGTCAATCGCGAAGCGCTGGGCCGGGGCGTGGTGCGCCTGCTGGCCACCCGGCTCGATGGCGAGGAGGCCGTGCAGCAGCTCGAAATCGGCCTCACCCTGGTTCATGGCGAAACGGTGCACCGGATCGGTTGACCGCCGCGCAGCGACACCATGCCAAGGCGGGCCGTCGCGCCCACCGGCCAGACGAAGCTGCACGCCGCTTGCGCCATTGCTGATCGCGCGCCGTCCGCACCGGGGCCGGGAGGGCCGGCTCGCTGAACGCCTGCGCGCATAGACGAACCTGGTTTGACTGCCGTCAAATCTCATCGCCTCCAGACAGCTAGATGAAGAACATCAGAAGACGGTTTCCGACCGTCGGACAGTCTGAATGGAGCGAGACAATGTTCAATAGCACTCAGCGTCGGCTGTTTGGAGCCGTCGCCCTA
It contains:
- a CDS encoding LacI family DNA-binding transcriptional regulator, giving the protein MASGKRASQADIAEKLGVSVSTVSRALANEIGISDAVRADVQRMARLLGYKSKHPQAAGRLDKRALALVPLNSAVGSLASFYYDIVEGMRVQAEQVGLVLDVRLVNEDMVTLDFIRRQVSKTGANGVILAGIDPDEAIAQWAEENQVALVLANGSDPRMRFNSVSPANFYGAYQATQHLIDAGHRKILHYTYRHRPTILQRRRGFEAAIAANPGTQGTVVISNEHSSKDLLAALLAGEYDVSAVFCWNDGIAVTMVEALLGQDSPMQPGFSIMGFDDLPIAGMASPRLSTVRVNREALGRGVVRLLATRLDGEEAVQQLEIGLTLVHGETVHRIG